A portion of the Rhodococcus pseudokoreensis genome contains these proteins:
- a CDS encoding NADH:flavin oxidoreductase — protein sequence MTIDLDPPAVKVDPLAPARLGPITLRNRVIKAATYEGLTPKGLVTDELIDFHRQPAAGGVGMTTVAYCAVAPDGRTSPGQIQWTDETMPGLRKLTDAIHAEGAAVSAQIGHAGPVAAAKYIGYPALGPSRAFRMTTQNFSKPATAADITRIVEAHAHAARRAVDAGFDAVEIHFGHNYLISSFLSPKVNKRTDEYGGSLANRARFALETARAVRDAVGDRIAILAKLNMDDGVPGGFWVDEAIQVAQWLEQDGSLDALELTAGSSLLNPMYLFKGDAPLREFAAAMPQPTKLGIRLVGKHFLKEYPYRDVYLLEDARQIRAAVKMPLVLLGGITGKATMDLAMEEGFQFVAVARALLREPDLVNRIAEENHNPGLCIHCNKCMTAIYGGTHCVLRAQ from the coding sequence ATGACGATAGATCTCGACCCGCCCGCAGTGAAGGTCGATCCGCTCGCCCCGGCCCGGCTCGGGCCGATCACTTTGCGTAATCGCGTGATCAAGGCGGCGACGTACGAGGGGCTGACCCCGAAGGGTCTGGTCACCGACGAGCTCATCGACTTCCATCGGCAGCCCGCCGCCGGGGGCGTGGGCATGACGACGGTCGCGTACTGCGCGGTCGCCCCCGACGGCCGGACGTCGCCCGGCCAGATCCAATGGACCGACGAGACGATGCCGGGACTGCGGAAGCTGACCGACGCCATCCACGCCGAGGGTGCGGCGGTGTCTGCGCAGATCGGCCACGCGGGACCGGTCGCGGCCGCGAAGTACATCGGCTACCCGGCGCTGGGCCCGTCCCGCGCGTTCCGGATGACCACGCAGAACTTCTCCAAGCCGGCCACCGCGGCCGACATCACCCGGATCGTCGAGGCGCATGCCCACGCGGCCCGCCGTGCGGTGGACGCCGGTTTCGACGCCGTCGAGATCCATTTCGGCCACAACTACCTGATCAGCTCGTTTCTCAGCCCGAAGGTCAACAAGCGCACCGACGAGTACGGCGGGTCCCTCGCGAACCGCGCCCGGTTCGCGCTCGAGACCGCCCGGGCCGTGCGCGACGCGGTGGGCGACCGGATCGCGATCCTCGCGAAGCTGAACATGGACGACGGTGTGCCCGGCGGCTTCTGGGTGGACGAGGCCATCCAGGTGGCGCAGTGGCTCGAACAGGACGGGTCGCTCGACGCGCTCGAGCTCACCGCCGGTAGTTCGCTGCTGAATCCGATGTACCTGTTCAAGGGCGACGCGCCGCTCCGCGAATTCGCCGCCGCCATGCCGCAGCCGACGAAACTGGGAATCCGGTTGGTCGGCAAGCATTTCCTGAAGGAATACCCCTACCGCGACGTCTACCTCCTCGAGGACGCCCGGCAGATCAGGGCCGCCGTGAAGATGCCGCTCGTGCTGCTCGGCGGCATCACCGGCAAGGCGACCATGGACCTCGCGATGGAGGAGGGCTTCCAGTTCGTGGCGGTCGCACGGGCACTGCTGCGGGAACCCGACCTCGTCAACCGCATCGCGGAGGAGAACCACAACCCCGGATTGTGCATTCACTGCAACAAGTGCATGACGGCGATCTACGGTGGCACCCACTGCGTGCTCCGAGCGCAGTGA
- a CDS encoding class I adenylate-forming enzyme family protein: protein MTAPTDPQLLLDQVMSRLTGPGGRFELVEEPVLGTRMPVMKNRGRSVGELLTTSLRWGDRDYLVTADRRMSYTEHAAAVAALATALREEHGVRKGDRVAILAANTPEWVVAFWATQVLGAISVGLNGWWVPREVEYGLTHSRPTVVIADAKRAATLAAVGTAVPVLTMEDDLPGIFARYAGSPMPHTDVDEDDPAAILYTSGTSGRPKGALHSQRNILAVVDYHRFSDAVVAEFSGRPVDPAVPSPLRYLLTSPLFHIASLHNLVIPRLATGGAVVMHQGGFDVDAVLRLVERERVTNWGAVPTMASRLVEHDNLDRYDLSSLTSFSLASAPSSVAFKERLREKVPFARNALVDSYGLTECSTAIAVATAPELERFPGTLGRPIITVSMEIRDPFGEWLPDGVEGEVCVRSPFVMLGYWEDEAATAAAIAPGRWLRTGDFGLVENGRLRLTGRRSDLILRGGENVYPTEIEQCLDEHPDVLECAVIGAPHEDLGQEVAAVVVLRPGAATTEAELRDYAADRLSYFKVPTRWRISTDLLPRNATGKMIRRDITV from the coding sequence ATGACTGCCCCTACAGATCCACAGTTGCTCCTGGATCAGGTGATGTCCCGCCTCACCGGACCCGGTGGCCGGTTCGAACTCGTCGAGGAACCGGTACTCGGCACCCGGATGCCGGTGATGAAGAACCGCGGGCGCTCGGTGGGCGAACTCCTCACCACCTCACTGCGCTGGGGCGACCGCGACTACCTGGTGACCGCCGACCGCCGGATGTCCTACACCGAGCACGCCGCCGCCGTCGCCGCGCTGGCGACGGCGCTGCGCGAGGAGCACGGCGTCCGGAAGGGCGATCGGGTGGCGATCCTGGCGGCGAACACCCCCGAGTGGGTGGTCGCGTTCTGGGCCACGCAGGTGCTCGGCGCCATCAGCGTCGGATTGAACGGCTGGTGGGTTCCGCGGGAGGTCGAGTACGGGCTGACGCACAGCCGGCCCACCGTGGTGATCGCCGACGCGAAGCGGGCCGCGACGCTCGCCGCGGTCGGCACCGCTGTTCCCGTCCTCACGATGGAGGACGATCTGCCCGGAATCTTCGCGCGCTACGCGGGCTCCCCCATGCCGCACACCGACGTCGACGAGGACGACCCCGCCGCCATCCTGTACACCAGCGGCACGAGCGGCAGGCCCAAGGGAGCGCTGCACTCGCAGCGCAACATCCTGGCCGTCGTCGACTACCACCGCTTCAGCGACGCCGTCGTCGCCGAATTCAGCGGACGGCCCGTCGATCCGGCCGTGCCGAGCCCGCTCCGATACCTCCTGACGTCTCCCCTGTTCCACATCGCGAGCCTGCACAATCTGGTGATTCCGCGGCTGGCGACGGGCGGCGCCGTCGTCATGCACCAGGGTGGATTCGACGTCGACGCCGTGCTCCGCCTCGTCGAGCGGGAACGCGTCACCAACTGGGGTGCGGTGCCCACCATGGCGTCCCGCCTGGTGGAGCACGACAACCTCGACAGGTACGACCTGTCGTCGCTCACGTCGTTCTCGCTGGCCTCCGCGCCGTCGTCGGTCGCGTTCAAGGAGCGTCTGCGCGAGAAGGTGCCGTTCGCGCGCAACGCGCTCGTCGACAGCTACGGGCTGACCGAGTGCAGCACCGCGATCGCCGTCGCCACCGCCCCCGAACTCGAGCGGTTCCCGGGCACCCTGGGACGCCCGATCATCACCGTGAGCATGGAGATCCGCGACCCGTTCGGGGAGTGGCTGCCCGACGGCGTCGAGGGTGAGGTGTGTGTGCGCAGCCCGTTCGTGATGCTCGGCTACTGGGAGGACGAGGCCGCCACCGCCGCCGCGATCGCCCCGGGCCGGTGGCTCCGGACCGGCGACTTCGGGCTCGTCGAGAACGGCCGGCTCCGGCTGACCGGACGTCGCTCGGATCTGATCCTGCGCGGCGGCGAGAACGTGTACCCCACCGAGATCGAGCAGTGCCTCGACGAGCACCCCGACGTGCTCGAGTGCGCGGTCATCGGCGCACCCCACGAGGATCTGGGGCAGGAGGTGGCCGCCGTGGTGGTGTTGCGACCGGGTGCCGCGACCACCGAGGCGGAACTGCGGGACTACGCGGCTGATCGCCTGTCGTATTTCAAGGTCCCGACCCGCTGGCGGATCAGCACGGACCTGCTGCCCCGCAACGCGACCGGCAAGATGATCCGCCGCGACATCACCGTCTGA